Proteins encoded in a region of the Raphanus sativus cultivar WK10039 chromosome 8, ASM80110v3, whole genome shotgun sequence genome:
- the LOC108819934 gene encoding uncharacterized protein LOC108819934: protein MIKRRLGDGVSTRFWYDNWSPFGQLDSFLKPASSRLGIAKNASLASLYQGGNWLIPPVRSETQLLLRIHLTTLSLTTDADFYEWEMEGKVLESYSMGSMYTFLCGDRASVSWAKVVWSSFGIPRHDFLAWLTVLNRCPTRDRLLSWGLTVSPLCLLCNSASESRDYLYFICPYSHSLWSSIARRCNLVAHHSWEDTLTQMQGLSSSRPIMRLTLIAVKATIYWLWSERNSRLHRATFKGKESLLLTIDRQIRNRISSLRVSHPATSSAMMQHWLATPQASVILLYSNKLFPLPQTLSPS, encoded by the coding sequence ATGATTAAACGCAGGCTGGGAGATGGGGTCTCTACACGGTTCTGGTATGACAACTGGTCGCCTTTCGGACAACTTGATTCCTTTCTAAAGCCGGCTTCTTCGAGATTAGGAATCGCAAAGAATGCATCACTAGCATCCCTGTATCAAGGAGGCAACTGGTTAATACCTCCTGTAAGGTCAGAAACTCAACTACTGCTACGAATACACCTCACTACTCTATCGCTTACTACTGATGCTGATTTCTATGAGTGGGAGATGGAAGGGAAGGTATTGGAATCTTACTCTATGGGCAGTATGTATACTTTTCTGTGTGGAGACAGGGCTTCAGTCTCATGGGCGAAAGTCGTCTGGTCCTCCTTCGGGATTCCGAGGCATGACTTTCTTGCTTGGCTAACTGTACTAAATAGATGCCCAACAAGGGATCGACTACTTAGTTGGGGCTTGACAGTGAGCCCTCTCTGTCTCCTTTGTAACTCCGCATCAGAATCTCGGGACTACCTTTACTTTATTTGCCCCTACTCTCATTCTCTCTGGTCTTCAATCGCAAGGCGTTGCAATCTGGTCGCCCATCACTCTTGGGAGGATACTCTGACTCAGATGCAAGGACTCTCTTCAAGCCGCCCAATTATGCGACTCACTTTAATAGCGGTCAAAGCGACAATCTACTGGTTATGGAGTGAGCGCAACAGCAGGCTGCATAGAGCGACTTTCAAAGGAAAAGAGTCTCTCCTCCTGACCATTGATCGGCAAATCAGAAACAGGATCTCATCACTGCGTGTTTCCCACCCGGCGACCTCTTCGGCGATGATGCAGCACTGGTTAGCTACGCCGCAGGCCTCAGTCATCCTCCTCTACTCCAACAAACTGTTTCCTCTCCCTCAAACGCTCTCTCCTTCGTGA